Genomic segment of uncultured Desulfobacter sp.:
TTCTGGATACAATTGATATTTTTGAGGGCAAACAATAATAATAAATTTGACACCCTTTTTGTCCAGTTCGGATTTTGCTGAGGCAACCATTTTAAAAAAAGTGGCGAATTGGTCTTTATTATATGTCAAATAATTCTGATACAGTTCATTATCCATGACGTTTCTGTAGTACATGGTATTATTTTTCCCAACATATACCCGGTCAGAATACTTGAAAATGTAATAATTGAAAGTGCCGGCTAAACGAACTAATGGCGTCCGGAAAAAGAAGTGATCATTAAACCAATCTGTAAATTCTTTATTCCATTGCGCCGTAAAAAATGTTGTTTGTTTGGGAAAAGGCTTTAAAGTCCGATACTCGCTTAGGCTCCCGAGTTTAATCTTGGGAAACGGGACCATGACTAATGAGATAAAAAGCCAAAATACAAATAAGAATATAGTAACGCGTTGAATATTTTTTTTCATTGGGCGACTGGATATCTTCTGCTGAATCATTGTTTGTTAAAATTGAAAATAAATAAAAGGCTTAAAGCCATAAAGAGCCATGTATGCACATGAAAAAATGAGGACAATAATTGCGCTTGCTGCTTTCAGACATAACAACGAAGTATATTCTTTTGCCGGGCTATAAAAAAAATCAAAATTAAAAAATGCAAAGAAAATGGAGAGGCACAGAACAACAATTTTATCACAGGTTAAAAAGAATGATAAATTATAGTATTGGGCGGTCATGTCAAATGAAAAAAGTTTATCAAAATATAGAAATGCAGCCCCAAGGGTGGGTTGACTGAAAAAAACCCATCCCATCATTACCAGAAAAAATGAAGCGATGATGCCGGTTGTTCCTTGAATCAGTATCCCATATTTTTCTTTGAGTACCCGTTCTATACATAATAACACGCCGTACCACAGACCCCATATTATAAACGTATATGAGGCGCCATGCCATAACCCGCATAGAAAAAAGACTATTAACAGATTCAAACAGGTCCTGGCAAGAGAACGGCGGTTCCCCCCAAGAGGGATATACAGATAGTCTTTAAACCATCTCCCCAATGTCATGTGCCATGTTCGCCAAAAAGTGCCGATATTGGAAGATCTATAAGGCTGTTGGAAGTTTTCCGGAAAAGAAAAACCGAACATTTTTGCCAGCCCTATCCCCATGTCCGTGTATCCGGAAAAATCATAGTAAATCTGAAATGTGTAGCAGATGATCCCGAGCCAGGCGAGAGGTGTATTAAGCTCCCCCTGATTGCTGAGACTGAAAATTTTTCCGGAAATAGACGCCAACTGATCAGCTAACAGTATCTTTTTACCAAGGCCGAGGCAAAAACGTACTATGCCGCTGAAAAATAAATCCCAATTGATAACACGTTGTTTGATTGATGATTCGATTTCGCTATAACGAACGATAGGACCTGCGATCAGGTGGGGAAACATCATAAAATACATTGAGAAATCAACAAGATTAGAACAAGGCGCAACCTTTTTTTTGTAGACATCAATTAGATATGAAATTGCATGAAAAGTAAAAAAGGAAATTCCTATAGGTAACGCAACGTCTATGGTTGAACCCCATGCGAGAGAGCCTGAGAAATATTTTGTAAGATCAGCACAGGTAGATATAAAAAAATTTGTATACTTAAAATAGATAAGAATACTAAGGTTAAATGCTATTCCCACAGCAAGCAAAATTTTTTGTTTTTTTTGTCCTTTCCAGAGCAAATGCTTGGCATAATAATAATTAAATAGCGTTACTATCCCCAAAAGCCCTACATAACGTAATGAATCGAAAGCATAAAAAATAAGGCTAAAAATAAGTAATATAAAATTTCTATACCTATATTGCGACAAAAAATAAAAAGTTAACAATAATGGAAGGAAGATATAAAGGAAAATGTTTGATGAAAATAGCATAGTGTTACACTGTAATTTGAGAGTTGATCATAACATCAGCCACGAAACCAGGTATCCACTCAAACAGTTAAAAAAACCGCAGATAAATTGCTTTTTCTGTGCATAGATATTAAAGCTATTCACAGAAAAGGATATAGCCATGGATATGGCGTCTATATACGATGAATCTACTCAAAATGCAAACAACAAAACAAAATACGTCCAGAGATGATATAGCTACGAAAATTAAACCGGACGTCTTTCCCCAGATTTCAATTTTTCCGAATTCTAAATGCCAATGTCTTTGAAGCCCAAAAGTTGAACATTAGAGCCAAAACAGAGGCAATGGCCAGTGCAAACACCGGATAGTCCATAAACAGAGAGGATAATCCCATTAGTGTATAAAATATGATTAAATTCAGAACTGCGCCGATTCCATTCGCAGATGTATATCGGATCCATTCTTGCAGTCGCATACATTTGGTCCTGCAACCAAATGTGAACCGCCTGTTCAGATACCATGTTGCAGTAACGGCAAACAAGAAGGATATGGGGCGGGCCTGCATCGGGTTCAGACCTGAAAGCGGGTCTAATAGAAGCATAACGCCGGCATCGACGACAAATCCGACACAACCGATCATCGCAAATTTAAAAAATTGAGATGCTGTATGATGCCTGTGGATTCCCAATTTTATTCTCTTGGCAGAGCCAAATAAGCCAATCGTTTTGTTTCCCATCTTGCGCCCTGAACACTGTCTAAAATCACCCCGCAGGTGAGACTTAAAAACCCCAGGATCATCACGCTTGCCGAGAGTACTGCTGTGGGAAATCTGGGGACCAGGCCTGTATGAATAAACTCGATAAAAAGCGGAACAGATAAAAAGATCGAACAGACCGCAAGCAATAAGAATATCAGCGAAAAGAAAAGCAAAGGACGGAATTCTTTAAACAGATATATGATCATTTTCAAGATGCGCCAGCCGTCTTTAAATGTGTTCAGCTTGCTTTCGGAGCCGTTGCTTCTTTCAAAGAACGGCGTTGGAATTTCCGTGGCCGGAATTTTCATGGACAGGGCATGAATCGTCAGTTCAGTTTCCGTTTCAAACCCCCCGGATACGGCTGGAAAGGATTTTACAAAACGGCGGGTCATGGCGCGATATCCGGAGAGCATATCAGTAATCCGATTGCCGAATAGAAGTCCGACAGTTTTGGTCAGCAGCTTGTTTCCGGCATAATGTCCTGCGCGAAAAAGATTGGCTTCAGAATGTAGGCGCGTTCCTACGACCATATCCAAATCTTCATTGACAAGCGTCTCAATAAGCTTTCCGGCACTTGCAGCGTCATATGTTCCGTCTCCGTCCACCATCAGATAAACATCAGCGTCAATATCGGCAAACATGCGACGGACCACATTGCCTTTGCCCTGTTCGGGTTCGCTTCGAACCACCGCCATATTGTCTTTTGCGATTTCTGCCGTTCGATCGGAGCTATTGTTGTCGTATACGTAGATGGTGGCCCATGGAATAGCTTTTTTGAAATTTTGTACAACTTCGCCAATGGCGGCTTCCTCATTATAGCAGGGTATCAATACTGCAATATCCAATGACTCAATGTTCGGTTTTGAATTATTCCTTTTACAATCATTTGTGGACACATTTCCTCCTAATTATCAGGCAGATTGGTGATGGGTAACAAGGGGCATATTTTGATCTTTTCCCCATAAAATGTAGGCTGGATGATCTGGCAGGCGGTTAAATTCCGTTTCAAATGGTAGACTTGGTATGTCAGGTCCACAGTTTGGTCATCACTTTTGGGCGACATGGAAAATATCGGACCGTCATGTTCCGTAATTATGGTTCGGTTTTTCCTAGCCAGCAAGTTATTTTGGTCGGGTGCAAGAAAATTGTTTGCAATGGAAATCACCCTGACCTTTGGATTCATCAAAGGGACGACAAATGCCATGGGGGCACCGCCTGCCATAACGACCAAGGCGTCTTGGGGTAGGTCTGGAGCATTCATGGAAAAATAAGTATCCCCGAAAGCCCGCCGCCCCCAATTAGGATAAATTGTTGTCGTAATGACAACCAGAAATATAAGCGATACGGAAATTATTTTCCATATTTTCCGTATCAATATCTGATCCAATAAAATAAATAAAACAAGTCCGGAAATAAGCTCCAACGGGAAAATATAACGGTAGATTGAAAACATAAATTCCCAGATAACGTAAGAGACGGCAAACATCAAAAGAATAAAGCAATGTTGTTTATTATTTTTTCTTTCACCCCATGGCTCCCCATTTGCCAGCTTTGTAATTTTATGCCCAAAAACAAAGAAAAACAAAGAAAAAATAACAGCCATTCGGATATCCCTGAATGGAATTTCTGTGACCAATCCGTAATTGGTTTTGATCCAATAAAAGGGATAGAACATCCATTGGTAAAAATCACGGGGAAGAAAACGTTTATCGGCAAACCGGGTGGATTCCCAGTATGGCGATTGAAACAAATCATTATAAAAGGGAAACAGTGGACTTTCAAAATGTTTATACATGATAAAGGACCAATACCCGGCCCCGATTATGATCCCGACTCCTGCCGCCGCACAGAACAATAGAGTAAGCAGAATCTGTTTTGTTCTGATCCCCCGGTAAAGGAGCATGGCAAACACCATACCTACTGCATAGGGAGCCATTGTCAATTTGCCCCCCACAGCAATGCCCATTAGTATCCCGGCACTGACATAATGAAAGGCCCTGCACCTGAAGGAACACTCCTGGGAATCGCATGTCAGTAATAATATCACCGCCCCCAAAAATAACCCTGCCGGTTGCCACGCCACCATGGTTGACCCGAGGACCGGCAAACCGGATGCACCTGTCAAGCCAACGGAAAGGGCGGCTATACTATATATTAACCGATGAGCGGTCGAGTAGTCTTTGAAAAAGAACCAGATCAATTGGACCAAAAGAAAAACGGTGACACCGTGCAATGCCCCCAAGGCACACATGACCCATTTGGGGTCTGAAAATGTGTTAACAAAAAAATAAAACGGCAGATCAAAAAAAGGATTGATATACGTCTGTATTTGGGCTGGTGCGATATCCCACCCGATACGCCCGTGAAAAAGTGCGTAAAGATTGTAATAATGATAATTCAGCAAATCCCAATTGACGTCTTTACCCATCTTAATCGCAACAATTCCAGAACCCAGGCAGCAGACAGCAAGCAATAGAGCCAGACGAAACAATTTAGGCAAAGTTAACGAATTGACTTGTAAAATTTTCATTATCTCCTTTTTACTCCATCACATCGAATCGACAGCGTCAAAGGTTATGAACAATCTGATCACCTCATTCAGTATATATTTTGGGGGTTATAAGACAAGACCGTCTTGTTTGTCAACATGATAACAAGGCCCCGAACCCACACCTTATTTTTTAGACGCCTGCCTATATGCAGCATTTTTTTGTTGATCCATTATCTATAATAGTCTATTCGATATTGGCATAAAACTGCATCGCAGTGTTTAGGAAAGAAATCTTTTTAAATGAAACGAAATGTACTATGATTGCCTGGACCGGGAAAAGATATTTTATTATATCTTGTTTTAACAGATTCTTCGTAGAATACGATATACATTGATAAAATTTAGGGTAGAGTATTGTTAGAATCATTAAAAATTTTTGTCCAGTTTATCTTTGCCGTTTTTCAAGATCGATGGTTGCTGATCGGCTTGACCCGGCGGGATTTCCAATCCAGGTATCTTGGTTCTTACCTGGGACTTGCATGGGCTTTTATTCATCCTTGTGTGATTATTGCCGTATTCTGGTTTGTGTTTGAATTGGGATTTAAATCCAAGCCCGTGGGTAACTTTCCATTTGTCCTCTGGCTAATCACCGGAATTATCCCCTGGTTCTTTTTTTCCGATGCCCTGGCCTCGGCAAGCAACTCCATTCTTGAGTACCGGTATCTGGTGCAAAAAATGGTCTTTAGAGTAAGCACCCTGCCCATTGTAAAGATCTTTTCCGCCCTGGTGATTCATCTTTTCTTTATTGGAATTATCTTCGTTTTTTTCAAAGTATATGGTTATGAGGTGAGCTGGTACAACCTTCAGGTAGTTTATTATCTGTTTGCCATGATTGTTCTACTGCTCGGGCTCTGTTGGCTGACTTCAGCACTGGCTGTTTTTTTAAAAGATGTGACGCACATCATTGCCGTATTCCTGCAGTTCGGCTTCTGGATGACACCGATTTTCTGGTCTATCAATATGCTGCCGCCCAAGTATCATTTTTACCTAAAGCTTAATCCCATCTACTATCTGGTGGAGGGGTTCAGAGATGCATTTATCCATAAAATATGGTTCTGGGAACGCATATATTACACCCTCTATTTCTGGGGAATAACCACAGTAATCTTTGTGGGGGGCGCTGTTATCTTTAGAAAACTCAAACCCCATTTTGCGGACGTGCTCTAATGGACAATCTTGCAATACAACTTAAAGAAATATCAAAAATATATCATCTGTACGATGCCCCCATCGACCGTCTCAAAGAGGCTCTCCATCCTCTGCGCAAACAATATCATAAGGATTTCTACGCACTTGATAATATCAGCTTTGATGTTCAGAAAGGAGAGACAATTGGAATCATTGGAAGAAACGGGGCCGGCAAATCTACCCTGCTGAAAATTCTGACCGGCGTGTTGACGCCCACAAACGGACGGATTAATATAAACGGCAAGATTTCAGCGCTTCTGGAACTGGGAGCAGGATTTAATCCAGAGTTGGACGGAATCGAAAACATCTATTTCACCGGCATGATCATGGGGTTTTCCCGGGAAGAGATGGAAGAAAAAATGGAAGATATCCTTTCCTTTGCCGATATCGGAGATTTCGTCTATCAACCGGTGAAAAGCTATTCCAGCGGCATGTTCGTCAGGCTGGCCTTTTCCATAGCAACCGCTGTGGATCCGGATATTCTGATTGTGGATGAAGCCCTGTCAGTTGGGGATATGTTTTTCCAGGCAAAGTCCGTCTCCCGTATGCGGGAACTGATACGCAACGGGGCGACCCTGATTTTTGTCAGCCATGATACCAATGCAGTAAAAAGTTTGTGCAGCAGGGCGATCCTGCTCCAAAACGGCAGGATCGCTAAAGACGGCGATTCCGAGATGGTACTCGAGGAATACTTTTCCCGGAAGGTCGCTGAGGAGCAACAGAATGTCAACCGGAAGGATGGAAATGGCGACTATACGGCCTTCGACGATGGGAGCAAAGAAGGGCCAGAAGATTCGACGGACAAATTCGCCAAGGCATTTACCCCTTCGTCGGATTTTTTAAAAAGGGCCTCAGACCAGAGAATCCGAAACGGGGTTGTAAGTTTTAAGAATATCATGCTTCTGGATGAAAAAGAAAATGAGATTACTCGAGTAGCCTACGACCAGGAGGTGATTCTGAGAATGGCCATAAAGGTAGATGAAGTGATACCCGAGTTGTGTGTGGGGTATCATATCCGGGATAAGAACGGATTCGATATCCTCTATTCCGATAATATGATTGAGGGGGAAAAGATCTCCGGCCTGAAGCCGGGAGAACGGTATGTCCTGGACTGGCGTTTTAAAATGTCATTGAAAGAAGACCAGTACAATATCTCCTGTGTGCTTTCTCTGCCCATTGATATTTCAGTGGCAAAGGTCGATTTCTGTGATTTCATTCCCTTTGCCAAGCAGTTTCTCGTGGAGCCAAGAGCTGAATCCCGGCTTTACGGCAGTGTTCATTTAAAAAATAATTTAGGAGTAAAAGCCGTACTATAATGAAAAAACTACACGTCGGTTGCGGAGAAATTTATCTGGAGGGCTGGATCAATATCGATATCGAGTCCAAGAAAGCCGATTTGATCCATGATCTTCGCAAGCCCCTTCCCTTTGAAGATAACAGCGTCCAATTCATTTACAATGAGCATTTTATCGAACATCTTGGTTTTGAAGACGGGGTCCGGTGCGTCAGCGATTTTTACCGGGTACTGAAAAAAGGGGGAGTATTGCGGCTTGCCACGCCGGATCTCCGGTATCTGATGTTTAAATATTTTTTCTTCTGGAAAAAGCAGGACTGGATTACCACTTTTGGATATGAATGGCTTGAGACCCGGGCCCAAATGATAAACCTGGAATTCAGAGAGTGGGGGCACCAGCACATGTATGACAAAGAAGAGCTATTGCGCCTGCTTGGTAAGGCAGGTTTCAAAAACTGCAAAAGAGAACGGCGGAATAAAAGCCGGTATCCCGAGTTTAAACATCTTGAGACAAGGAAGGATTCCCGCCTTGTCCTTGAAGCCATAAAATAGAGGAGGAGGCCATGCCCGAATATGGAATTCCGGTGCTAAAAACGTTTGAACAGATGATTTCAAGGATTTCGGGTTTGGTAACCCCACAGTCCCCCGTGTAACGCACGGCAAAGTGGTGGTGGGAATAGTTTCCAGCATCGGAGCCAATGCGGTTGTTCGGCCCAATGTCACCATCGGGGAGGGCTATGGTCCCCGCCGGTTTTGTTGTAATAAAGGACCTTGAGCCTTGGGCTATCTATGCCGACAATCGAAAGCTCAGCACCATAAATCGGGATGCAGTCATGGGAAATTACCTCAAATTCCTTGCTGATCGCGCAGAATAAATATAGTATATCGCCACCTATGAAAACTCATACGCCTTTTTCAGAACCTATTTATGTGACCCGCCCAGCCCTGCCCGATCTTGGCCGGTTTTCAAACCGGCTTCGCCAGGTGTGGGATTCGCGATGGCTGACCAATAATGGTGTCCAGCACCAGGAACTTGAGCAACGGTTGACAACACAGCTCAAGGCACCGGGGATTTCCCTTTTCAATAACGGAACCATTGCCCTGGTTACGGCAATCCAGAGCCTTCGTCTATCCGGTGAGGTGATCACTACACCTTTTACTTTTCCGGCCACGGCCCATGTGCTGGCCTGGAACGGGATCCAACCCATATTCTGTGACATAGATCCGCTGACCATGAATATTGATGCAGAAAAGATCGAAGCCATGATCACACCCAAGACCACAGGAATTTTGGGCGTCCATGTTTTTGGAACCCCCTGCAATGTGGAAAAAATCCAAGAAACGGCAAACATGTATGGACTGAAAGTGGTTTACGATGCCGCCCATGCCTTTATGACCGAGATTGGGGGAAAAGGTATCGGGTGTTATGGCGACATCACCATGTTCAGCTTTCATGCCACAAAATTGTACCATACGGCCGAGGGCGGTGCTTTAACCTACAATGATATTCACTTGAAAAAGCGGATCGACCTTTTAAAAAACTTTGGCATCAAAAATGAGGATGAGGTCATGATGCCTGGAATCAATGGAAAGATGAACGAAATCCAGGCTGCTTTAGGGATTGTAATGCTGGATGAATTGGAAACCGAGAGAGCGCTGCGAAAAAAAATATTTGAAACATACCGGTCCTGCCTGAGGGGCATGGACGGCGTCACCCTGTTGCCGTCGTCTAAGACGGATGTGGACAGTCTTCAATATTTTCCCATCCGGATAAATAAAGACAAATTCGGCCTGGACCGGGATACGGTCTACGAGAAGTTCAAAACATTTAACGTTTTTACGCGCAAATATTTTTTCCCTTTATGCAGCCAATACGCCTGTTACAGGCAACTGCCTTCCAGTTCGCCCACGAATCTTCCCGTGGCCAATCAGGTGGTAACAGAGATACTCTGTCTTCCCTGTTATGGAGACCTTGATCCCAAAGATGCAGAAAAGATATGCGCCATTTTGGGTGCAATGAAAGCCGGCGTATGATGAAAATGACTGACCGTCAAACAAGCCCCCGGATTTCAGTGATCATCCCGGCGTACAACCATGAAAAGTTTGTGGCCCAAGCCATTGACAGTGTTTTGCAACAGGACTTCCAGGACTTTGAGCTTCTGATCACTGACGACGGATCACAGGATAGAACGGCAGGGATTATTCGGGGGTATACTGATCCCAGGATTCGCTTTTTTCCCTTTGAAGAAAACCAGGGGGCATGCGTTGCTGTAAATCATGCACTGGAACAAGTCCAGGGAGAGTATGTCGCCATTCTGAGCTCGGATGACGTTTTTATACCTGAAAAGCTGGGCATCCAGGTTGCCTTTTTAGACAGCAGACCGGACATCGGGGCGGTTTTTACCGAGCCCCGGTTCATTGATGAAAATGGGAACCCATTTGAAGACCCATCCCATCCCTATGCCAATCTGTTCAGCCAGCCTAACAGAAGCCGCTTTGAGTGGCTTAACCACTTTTTTTACAAAAAAAACTGCCTGTGCCATTCCACAATTCTAATTCGCACCGAATGCTATAGAACTATCGGGACCTTAAATCCCTGCTTTGCCCAGCTTCCTGATTTTGAATTCTGGGTACGACTCTGTCAGCATTACGAAATCCATATCATGCAGGAAAAGCTTCTTTTATGTCGGATTTTCCCCCAGTATGGGAGCACCAGCGGCCCCAGACAGAAAGTGATCTCCCGGGCTTCCTGGGAGCACCGGCAGGTGTTAGACTGCTTTTTGGATGTGGTACCTGCTGACTTTAGCCAAATTTTTCCCGAATATGACGGGTCTAAGGTGACTTGCCGGGACGAGGTTGCTTTTGCACTGGCCAACCTTGCCATAAAAGGCAATGTTCACCACGAATTTGCCCTTGACCTGCTCTATGATCTGAAACGGCGGGGAGCTGATACCGCAAAGAATTTCAGCCCCATGGATCTCATCCGACTGACAGGGGTCTGGGGTAATGTCTACACCCAAAAAATTTCTGAGCTGGAAAAGACGGTTGCCAGGGTTCCCAGGCTTAAAAACTTCAACCGGCAAAAGGCAGAAATTATATTTCTGGAAGACCAAATACGGGGTCTGGTAAAGGAAATCTACAATTCGACATCCTGGCGTGTGACCCGTCCCTTACGCTGGATATCTCAAAAATTAAAGGGATCTGAGAACAACGGGACCCTGAAAACCTTCTCATCCGAGCCGGAGTCCGTTAGAGCCAAAATCTCTGTGGGGATTGTAATTGAAACTGGGTGTGACCGAGGACTGGCAGAAATTACGTTGAACTCTGTCTGGTCACAAAGCTATCCAGACTGGCAAGCGATTGTGCTCTACAAAGGGGGACGGAAAGAGGCTGTTTTTACCTTTATTCAGAATCTGTCCAGGGCCCGATTAGATATAGTGGTTATTGAAACGGGCGAAAAGGTGCAAGACGAGAGCAGTGAATTGTTTGCACATGTCGCCGGAAATTATTTTCTAATGCTGTCTGCCGGAGACAAACTCCATGAAACAGCCCTGGAACGGTATATGGAACGGGTCCTTGCCGAGCCGGAAATTATGATGATTTACACTGATGAGGCTGGGTTTGATACTGCCGGAAACCTCTATAGAAAACATTTTAAACCGGATTGGAATCCAAACCTGTTTCTTTCTACCCCCTATTTCGAAAACGGAACCTTCGTCCAAACAGACCTGCTGAAACGGATTGGGGGACTTAATTCTTCCTATGGGCCTTCCATAATGTACGATGCCCTGCTGAAGTGTACAGAAGCGGTATCGCCTGAAACAATACGGCATATCCCTGAAATTCTCTATACGAGGCATGTCTCCATATATGATTCCCAGGTATCTGAGGAACGAAAGACTCAGAATATCCGGGCACTGGCCGCCGCCATGAAAAGACGGCAAATCCAGGCACAGATATGCCAAGGAGAGGCACCGTTAGTGTATCGAGTCCGCTATGACCTTCCTGAAGCGCCCCCCCGGGTGACCATTATCATCCTGACC
This window contains:
- a CDS encoding MBOAT family O-acyltransferase codes for the protein MLWKGQKKQKILLAVGIAFNLSILIYFKYTNFFISTCADLTKYFSGSLAWGSTIDVALPIGISFFTFHAISYLIDVYKKKVAPCSNLVDFSMYFMMFPHLIAGPIVRYSEIESSIKQRVINWDLFFSGIVRFCLGLGKKILLADQLASISGKIFSLSNQGELNTPLAWLGIICYTFQIYYDFSGYTDMGIGLAKMFGFSFPENFQQPYRSSNIGTFWRTWHMTLGRWFKDYLYIPLGGNRRSLARTCLNLLIVFFLCGLWHGASYTFIIWGLWYGVLLCIERVLKEKYGILIQGTTGIIASFFLVMMGWVFFSQPTLGAAFLYFDKLFSFDMTAQYYNLSFFLTCDKIVVLCLSIFFAFFNFDFFYSPAKEYTSLLCLKAASAIIVLIFSCAYMALYGFKPFIYFQF
- a CDS encoding GtrA family protein codes for the protein MGNKTIGLFGSAKRIKLGIHRHHTASQFFKFAMIGCVGFVVDAGVMLLLDPLSGLNPMQARPISFLFAVTATWYLNRRFTFGCRTKCMRLQEWIRYTSANGIGAVLNLIIFYTLMGLSSLFMDYPVFALAIASVLALMFNFWASKTLAFRIRKN
- a CDS encoding glycosyltransferase; translated protein: MSTNDCKRNNSKPNIESLDIAVLIPCYNEEAAIGEVVQNFKKAIPWATIYVYDNNSSDRTAEIAKDNMAVVRSEPEQGKGNVVRRMFADIDADVYLMVDGDGTYDAASAGKLIETLVNEDLDMVVGTRLHSEANLFRAGHYAGNKLLTKTVGLLFGNRITDMLSGYRAMTRRFVKSFPAVSGGFETETELTIHALSMKIPATEIPTPFFERSNGSESKLNTFKDGWRILKMIIYLFKEFRPLLFFSLIFLLLAVCSIFLSVPLFIEFIHTGLVPRFPTAVLSASVMILGFLSLTCGVILDSVQGARWETKRLAYLALPRE
- a CDS encoding ABC transporter permease, yielding MLESLKIFVQFIFAVFQDRWLLIGLTRRDFQSRYLGSYLGLAWAFIHPCVIIAVFWFVFELGFKSKPVGNFPFVLWLITGIIPWFFFSDALASASNSILEYRYLVQKMVFRVSTLPIVKIFSALVIHLFFIGIIFVFFKVYGYEVSWYNLQVVYYLFAMIVLLLGLCWLTSALAVFLKDVTHIIAVFLQFGFWMTPIFWSINMLPPKYHFYLKLNPIYYLVEGFRDAFIHKIWFWERIYYTLYFWGITTVIFVGGAVIFRKLKPHFADVL
- a CDS encoding ABC transporter ATP-binding protein, yielding MDNLAIQLKEISKIYHLYDAPIDRLKEALHPLRKQYHKDFYALDNISFDVQKGETIGIIGRNGAGKSTLLKILTGVLTPTNGRININGKISALLELGAGFNPELDGIENIYFTGMIMGFSREEMEEKMEDILSFADIGDFVYQPVKSYSSGMFVRLAFSIATAVDPDILIVDEALSVGDMFFQAKSVSRMRELIRNGATLIFVSHDTNAVKSLCSRAILLQNGRIAKDGDSEMVLEEYFSRKVAEEQQNVNRKDGNGDYTAFDDGSKEGPEDSTDKFAKAFTPSSDFLKRASDQRIRNGVVSFKNIMLLDEKENEITRVAYDQEVILRMAIKVDEVIPELCVGYHIRDKNGFDILYSDNMIEGEKISGLKPGERYVLDWRFKMSLKEDQYNISCVLSLPIDISVAKVDFCDFIPFAKQFLVEPRAESRLYGSVHLKNNLGVKAVL
- a CDS encoding methyltransferase domain-containing protein; this encodes MKKLHVGCGEIYLEGWINIDIESKKADLIHDLRKPLPFEDNSVQFIYNEHFIEHLGFEDGVRCVSDFYRVLKKGGVLRLATPDLRYLMFKYFFFWKKQDWITTFGYEWLETRAQMINLEFREWGHQHMYDKEELLRLLGKAGFKNCKRERRNKSRYPEFKHLETRKDSRLVLEAIK
- a CDS encoding DegT/DnrJ/EryC1/StrS family aminotransferase, with protein sequence MKTHTPFSEPIYVTRPALPDLGRFSNRLRQVWDSRWLTNNGVQHQELEQRLTTQLKAPGISLFNNGTIALVTAIQSLRLSGEVITTPFTFPATAHVLAWNGIQPIFCDIDPLTMNIDAEKIEAMITPKTTGILGVHVFGTPCNVEKIQETANMYGLKVVYDAAHAFMTEIGGKGIGCYGDITMFSFHATKLYHTAEGGALTYNDIHLKKRIDLLKNFGIKNEDEVMMPGINGKMNEIQAALGIVMLDELETERALRKKIFETYRSCLRGMDGVTLLPSSKTDVDSLQYFPIRINKDKFGLDRDTVYEKFKTFNVFTRKYFFPLCSQYACYRQLPSSSPTNLPVANQVVTEILCLPCYGDLDPKDAEKICAILGAMKAGV
- a CDS encoding glycosyltransferase family 2 protein, which encodes MMKMTDRQTSPRISVIIPAYNHEKFVAQAIDSVLQQDFQDFELLITDDGSQDRTAGIIRGYTDPRIRFFPFEENQGACVAVNHALEQVQGEYVAILSSDDVFIPEKLGIQVAFLDSRPDIGAVFTEPRFIDENGNPFEDPSHPYANLFSQPNRSRFEWLNHFFYKKNCLCHSTILIRTECYRTIGTLNPCFAQLPDFEFWVRLCQHYEIHIMQEKLLLCRIFPQYGSTSGPRQKVISRASWEHRQVLDCFLDVVPADFSQIFPEYDGSKVTCRDEVAFALANLAIKGNVHHEFALDLLYDLKRRGADTAKNFSPMDLIRLTGVWGNVYTQKISELEKTVARVPRLKNFNRQKAEIIFLEDQIRGLVKEIYNSTSWRVTRPLRWISQKLKGSENNGTLKTFSSEPESVRAKISVGIVIETGCDRGLAEITLNSVWSQSYPDWQAIVLYKGGRKEAVFTFIQNLSRARLDIVVIETGEKVQDESSELFAHVAGNYFLMLSAGDKLHETALERYMERVLAEPEIMMIYTDEAGFDTAGNLYRKHFKPDWNPNLFLSTPYFENGTFVQTDLLKRIGGLNSSYGPSIMYDALLKCTEAVSPETIRHIPEILYTRHVSIYDSQVSEERKTQNIRALAAAMKRRQIQAQICQGEAPLVYRVRYDLPEAPPRVTIIILTRNYYTLLHQCVESILAKTDYPDYELLIVDNGSDQAEALAYMDALKKAGKALIIKDDRPFNFSSLNNLAAGRADGSFIALLNNDTQVIREDWLTEMVSQSLQPGVGAVGARLWYPDNTLQHGGVIFVKGLAGHAHRCLPNGEAGYFGRGVAVQNFSAVTAACMVMRRDIYLELGGMNEDELSVAYNDVDLCLKLTKAGYRIVWTPYAELYHHESASRGDDRQDKHRNRAVSEYEYIMKTWGPELSLDPAYNPNLPQDRENFLPEGFNEP